The Taeniopygia guttata chromosome 19, bTaeGut7.mat, whole genome shotgun sequence genome window below encodes:
- the IFT22 gene encoding intraflagellar transport protein 22 homolog isoform X1, with translation MLRAKVLLVGPRESGKSVLANFVSESTEGICSYSPTQGVRILEYEKPNLGANSKGAGCRFELWDCSGDQKFETCWPALMKDSHGVIIIFNPELPSHLKEIEMWYSCFVQQQPLLDSQCLLVAHHKPGSAGDTENLSLAYPLNKLKLIHSNLEEDPEDVRMEFIKYFRSIITIINEDREREEMSIIS, from the exons ATGCTGAGGGCCaaggtgctgctggtggggccCCGTGAG TCGGGCAAGTCGGTGCTGGCCAACTTCGTGTCCGAGAGCACGGAAGGGATCTGCAGCTACAGCCCCACGCAGGGCGTCAG GATCCTGGAGTACGAGAAACCAAACCTGGGTGCGAACAGCAAGGGAGCTGGCTGTCGATTCGAGCTGTGGGATTGCAGCGGTGATCAAAA GTTTGAAACATGCTGGCCAGCTCTGATGAAGGACTCTCATGGTGTAATAATAATCTTCAACCCTGAGCTGCCCAGCCACCTGAAAGAAATCGAGATGTGGTACTCATGCTTcgtgcagcagcagccactgcttgACAGTCAGTGTCTCCTGGTGGCCCATCACAAGCCAGGCAGTGCAGGGGACACAGAAAACCTGTCCTTGG ctTATCCACTGAACAAGCTAAAATTGATACATTCCAACTTAGAGGAAGATCCTGAAGATGTTCGGATGGAATTTATCAAGTACTTCAGAAGCATTATCACCATAATAAATGAGgacagagagagggaagaaatgtCAATTATctcataa
- the IFT22 gene encoding intraflagellar transport protein 22 homolog isoform X2, with protein sequence MKDSHGVIIIFNPELPSHLKEIEMWYSCFVQQQPLLDSQCLLVAHHKPGSAGDTENLSLAYPLNKLKLIHSNLEEDPEDVRMEFIKYFRSIITIINEDREREEMSIIS encoded by the exons ATGAAGGACTCTCATGGTGTAATAATAATCTTCAACCCTGAGCTGCCCAGCCACCTGAAAGAAATCGAGATGTGGTACTCATGCTTcgtgcagcagcagccactgcttgACAGTCAGTGTCTCCTGGTGGCCCATCACAAGCCAGGCAGTGCAGGGGACACAGAAAACCTGTCCTTGG ctTATCCACTGAACAAGCTAAAATTGATACATTCCAACTTAGAGGAAGATCCTGAAGATGTTCGGATGGAATTTATCAAGTACTTCAGAAGCATTATCACCATAATAAATGAGgacagagagagggaagaaatgtCAATTATctcataa